The following are encoded in a window of Oncorhynchus masou masou isolate Uvic2021 chromosome 17, UVic_Omas_1.1, whole genome shotgun sequence genomic DNA:
- the LOC135558697 gene encoding protein patched homolog 1: protein MASDPRVPGAGVFGDLPPNYMRSPPPVNSDLLRRPSYCHAAFALKQISKGKAVGQKAPLWVRARFQALLFSLGCHIQRHCGKVLFIGLLVFGALSVGLRVAAIETDIEQLWVEAGSRVSRELRYTKEKQGEESVFTSQMLIQTPKQEGTNILTQGALLLHLEAALSASKVQVSLFGKSWDLNKICYKSGVPIIENVMIERMIDKLFPCMIVTPLDCFWEGAKLQGGSAYLPGMPDIQWMNLDPLKLMEELSQFTSLEGFREMLDKAQVGHAYMNRPCLDPNDPECPLSAPNKDLRESPDIAGRLQGGCHGFSKKFMHWQEELVLGGRVKDTQNALQSAEALQTMFLLMSPKQLYEHFKDDYEIHDINWNEDKATAILESWQRKFVEVAHGSIPQNSTSEIHAFSTTTLNDIMKSFSDVSVIRVAGGYLLMLAYACVTMLRWDCAKSQGAVGLAGVLLVALSVAAGLGLCSLLGLSFNAATTQVLPFLALGIGVDDMFLLAHSFTETGINIPFKERTGDCLRRTGTSVALTSINNMIAFFMAALVPIPALRAFSLQAAIIVVFNFAMVLLIFPAILSLDLHRREDKRLDILCCFYSPCSSRVIQIQPQEFSDANDNTTTTTHSHVPGAQTTTTYTGSTIITSTQITTTVQAFTQCDAAGQHIVTILPPTSQISTSPPSVLVASSPAPPSPTDPYGSQLFTPSSSTRDLLAQMDESKEDRKCVPLPFFRWNLSSFARDKYAPLLLKPESKVVVVVLFVALLGLSLYGTTMVHDGLYLTDIVPRDTKEYDFINAQFKYFSFYNMYLVTMDGFDYARSQRLLIQLHNSFTSVKYVVKDSDQQLPRMWLHYFQDWLRGLQAAFDTDWEAGRITWDNYHNGTEDGVLAYKLLIQTGSKKDPFNYNQLTSRRLMNDEGLIHPEVFYIYLTVWVSNDPLGYAASQGNFYPQPREWIHDKYDTTGENLRIPAAEPLEFAQFPFYLNGLRQASDFIESIESVRAICEEFTRKGVLNYPNGYPFLFWEQYIGLRHWFLLAVSVVLACTFLVCAILLLNPWTAGIIVFILAMMTVELFGIMGLIGIKLSAIPVVILIASVGIGVEFTVHIALAFLTAIGNRNRRSALALEHMFAPVIDGAISTLLGVLMLAGSEFDFILRYFFAVLAILTVLGILNGLVLLPVLLSLMGPPPEVTPADNGSRLPTPSPEPLPPPMTHHGYYGGHDPQGPRQQAFSESSDSEYYSETTTTSGIGEEYKYCDRSPYITSPTSHILLEDSKNPSFPKLTVVKPFKEGPTVTAQKDLLNESSLNAVTSVSSQLTQWDNKHDYKFDQGPRRQHLPSDRTQGPERTNHCGPRSQTNRGPHQNRTKMPAYNGGTMPSSAVTTMVTATASVTVAVHPSLPGAYHGYMHEGYVDSESDCFEDTKRTSQSCGKATQSSKRESLEVEDLESVQNQHQVNQAQVGPRIQAAKDY, encoded by the exons CCGGTAGCCGAGTGAGTCGGGAGCTGCGCTACACCaaggagaaacagggagaggagtctgtGTTCACATCACAGATGCTCATACAAACCCCCAAACAGGAAGGGACCAACATTCTGACCCagggtgctttgctgcttcaCCTGGAGGCAGCGCTCTCGGCCAGCAAGGTCCAGGTGTCTCTGTTTGGAAA ATCATGGGATCTCAATAAAATCTGCTACAAATCTGGTGTCCCTATCATAGAAAATGTCATGATTGAAAGG ATGATTGACAAGCTGTTCCCCTGTATGATTGTTACCCCACTGGACTGTTTCTGGGAAGGTGCAAAGCTCCAGGGGGGGTCAGCATACTTACC GGGGATGCCTGACATCCAGTGGATGAACCTGGACCCTCTGAAGCTGATGGAGGAGCTCAGCCAGTTCACAAGTCTGGAGGGCTTCAGGGAAATGCTGGATAAGGCCCAGGTGGGTCACGCTTACATGAACCGCCCCTGCCTGGACCCCAACGACCCCGAGTGCCCCCTCAGTGCCCCCAACAAGGACCTGCGAGAG agtcctgacatTGCCGGGCGGCTCCAAGGCGGTTGCCACGGCTTCTCCAAAAAGTTCATGCACTGGCAGGAGGAGCTTGTCCTGGGCGGCCGGGTCAAGGACACCCAGAATGCTTTGCAGAG TGCGGAGGCCCTCCAGACCATGTTTCTCCTGATGAGCCCCAAGCAGCTCTACGAGCACTTTAAGGACGACTATGAGATCCATGACATCAACTGGAACGAGGACAAGGCCACCGCCATCCTGGAGTCCTGGCAAAGGAAGTTCGTAGAG gtggctCATGGCAGTATCCCCCAGAACTCCACTTCAGAGATCCACGCTTTCTCCACCACCACCCTCAACGACATCATGAAGTCCTTCTCTGATGTCAGTGTCATCCGGGTGGCTGGAGGCTACCTGCTCATG CTGGCCTACGCCTGTGTGACCATGCTCCGTTGGGACTGTGCCAAGTCCCAGGGGGCCGTGGGGCTGGCTGGTGTGCTCCTGGTGGCTCTGTCTGTGGCAGCTGGCCTGGGGCTGTGCTCTCTGCTGGGCCTGTCCTTTAACGCTGCCACCACACAGGTTCTCCCCTTCCTGGCTCTGGGGATCGGTGTGGATGACATGTTCCTTCTGGCCCACTCCTTCACTGAGACTGGCATCAACATCCCCTTTAAG GAGCGGACGGGGGACTGCCTGAGGAGGACTGGCACCAGTGTGGCGCTCACCTCCATCAACAACATGATCGCCTTCTTCATGGCAGCCCTGGTCCCCATCCCAGCACTGCGTGCCTTCTCTCTGCAG gCGGCCATTATTGTGGTGTTCAACTTTGCCATGGTGCTCCTCATCTTCCCGGCCATTCTGAGTTTGGACCTGCACCGTCGGGAGGACAAGCGTCTGGACATCCTGTGTTGTTTCTACAGCCCCTGCTCCTCCCGGGTCATCCAGATCCAACCCCAGGAGTTCTCCGATGCCAacgacaacaccaccaccaccacccacagccACGTGCCTGGCGCCCAGACTACAACGACCTACACAGGCTCCACCATCATTACTAGCACCCAGATCACCACCACCGTCCAGGCCTTCACCCAGTGTGACGCGGCAGGCCAGCACATAGTCACCATCCTGCCCCCCACCTCCCAGATCTCCACCAGCCCTCCCTCTGTGTTGGTGGCCTCCTCCCCCGCTCCCCCTTCCCCCACCGACCCATACGGCTCCCAGCTCTTCACACCCTCCAGCTCCACCCGGGACCTCCTGGCCCAGATGGACGAGTCCAAGGAGGACAGGAAGTGTgttcctctccccttctttcgCTGGAACCTGTCAAGCTTCGCCCGGGACAAGTACGCTCCTCTCCTCCTAAAGCCAGAGAGCAAGGTGGTGGTCGTGGTCCTCTTTGTGGCTCTGCTGGGGCTCAGCCTGTACGGAACAACCATGGTCCATGACGGACTCTACCTGACCGACATTGTGCCCCGCGACACCAAGGAGTACGACTTCATCAACGCCCAGTTCAAGTACTTCTCTTTCTACAACATGTACCTGGTGACCATGGACGGCTTTGACTACGCCCGCTCCCAGCGTCTCCTCATCCAGCTGCACAACTCCTTCACCTCGGTCAAGTACGTGGTGAAGGACAGCGACCAGCAGCTACCCCGGATGTGGCTGCACTATTTCCAAGACTGGCTCAGAG gACTGCAGGCTGCCTTTGATACAGACTGGGAGGCAGGCAGAATCACCTGGGATAACTACCATAACGGCACCGAGGATGGTGTTCTGGCCTACAAGCTGCTCATCCAGACCGGCTCCAAGAAGGACCCCTTCAACTACAACCAG CTGACTTCTCGTCGTCTGATGAATGACGAGGGTCTGATTCACCCAGAGGTCTTCTATATCTACCTGACTGTGTGGGTGAGCAATGACCCTCTGGGCTATGCTGCCTCTCAGGGTAACTTCTACCCTCAGCCTCGCGAGTGGATCCACGACAAGTATGACACCACCGGAGAGAATCTGCGCA TCCCTGCCGCGGAGCCCCTGGAGTTTGCTCAGTTCCCTTTCTATCTGAACGGCCTGAGGCAGGCGTCCGACTTCATCGAGAGCATCGAGAGCGTGCGCGCCATCTGCGAGGAGTTCACccgtaaaggtgttctcaactaccCCAATGGTTACCCATTCCTGTTCTGGGAGCAGTACATCGGCTTGCGACACTGGTTCCTCCTGGCTGTCAGCGTGGTGCTAGCCTGCACCTTCCTGGTCTGTGCCATCCTCCTGCTCAACCCCTGGACCGCTGGCATCATT GTCTTCATCCTGGCCATGATGACGGTGGAGCTGTTTGGTATCATGGGCCTGATCGGCATCAAGCTCAGTGCCATCCCAGTGGTCATCCTCATCGCCTCTGTGGGCATCGGCGTCGAGTTCACTGTCCATATCGCACTG GCCTTTCTGACAGCCATAGGCAATAGGAACAGGCGTTCTGCGCTGGCCCTGGAGCACATGTTTGCCCCTGTGATTGACGGGGCCATCTCTACTCTGTTAGGGGTCCTCATGCTGGCTGGCTCCGAGTTTGACTTCATTCTGAG GTACTTCTTTGCGGTGCTGGCTATTCTGACCGTGCTGGGGATCCTGAATGGATTGGTGCTGCTGCCCGTGCTGCTCTCCCTCATGGGCCCACCCCCGGAGGTCACTCCGGCCGACAACGGCAGCCGCCTGCCGACCCCATCGCCGgagcccctcccccctcccatgACCCACCACGGCTACTACGGAGGACACGATCCACAGGGCCCACGACAACAGGCCTTCTCAGAGTCGTCGGACTCTGAGTACTACTCGGAAACGACTACCACATCAGGAATTGGGGAGGAGTATAAGTACTGTGACCGCAGTCCTTACATCACCTCTCCTACCTCTCATATACTACTGGAGGACAGCAAGAACCCCAGCTTCCCCAAACTCACG GTGGTGAAACCGTTCAAAGAGGGCCCGACCGTAACCGCTCAGAAAGATCTCTTAAATGAGTCTTCTCTGAATGCGGTGACCTCGGTCAGCTCTCAACTCACGCAGTGGGATAACAAACATGATTACAAATTTGACCAGGGACCCAGGAGGCAACATTTACCCAGTGACAGGACCCAGGGTCCTGAGAGGACTAATCACTGTGGTCCCAGGTCTCAGACCAACAGAGGGCCTCATCAGAACAGGACTAAGATGCCGGCCTATAATGGCGGTACCATGCCCAGTAGTGCTGTTACTACTATGGTTACGGCCACAGCctctgtgactgtggctgtgcaCCCCAGCTTGCCGGGGGCCTACCATGGGTACATGCACGAGGGCTACGTGGACAGTGAATCAGACTGTTTTGAGGACACTAAGAGGACTTCACAATCTTGTGGGAAAGCTACCCAATCTTCCAAGCGTGAATCCTTGGAGGTTGAAGACCTGGAATCTGTGCAGAACCAGCATCAGGTGAACCAGGCACAAG TTGGCCCACGGATCCAGGCAGCCAAAGATTACTAG